In Rhinopithecus roxellana isolate Shanxi Qingling chromosome 4, ASM756505v1, whole genome shotgun sequence, a single genomic region encodes these proteins:
- the LOC104658000 gene encoding trace amine-associated receptor 2 yields MYSFMAGAIFITIFGNLAMIISISYFKQLHTPTNFLILSMAITDFLLGFTIMPYSMIRSVENCWYFGLTFCKIHYSFDLMLSITSIFHLCSVAIDRFYAICYPLRYSTKMTIPVIKRLLLLCWSVPGAFAFGVVFSESYADGIEGYDILVACSSSCSVMFNKLWGTTLFMAGFFTPGSMMVGIYGKIFAVSRKHAHAINNLPENQNNQVKKDKKAAKTLGIVMGVFLLCWFPCFFTILLDPFLNFSTPVILFDALTWFGYFNSTCNPLIYGFFYPWFRRALKYILLGKIFSSHFHNTNLCIQKENE; encoded by the coding sequence ATGTATTCATTTATGGCAGGAGCCATATTCATCACAATATTTGGCAATCTTGCCATGATAATTTCTATTTCCTACTTCAAGCAGCTTCACACACCAACCAACTTCCTTATCCTCTCCATGGCCATCACTGATTTCCTCCTGGGATTCACCATCATGCCATATAGTATGATCAGATCGGTGGAGAACTGCTGGTATTTTGGGCTTACATTTTGCAAGATTCATTATAGTTTTGACCTGATGCTTAGCATAACATCCATTTTTCATCTTTGCTCAGTGGCCATTGATAGATTTTATGCTATCTGTTACCCATTACGTTATTCCACCAAAATGACTATTCCAGTCATTAAAAGATTGCTACTTTTATGCTGGTCAGTCCCTGGAGCATTTGCCTTTGGGGTGGTCTTCTCAGAGTCCTATGCAGATGGAATAGAGGGTTATGACATCTTGGTTGCTTGTTCCAGTTCCTGCTCAGTGATGTTCAACAAGCTATGGGGGACCACCTTGTTTATGGCAGGTTTCTTCACTCCTGGGTCTATGATGGTGGGGATTTATGGCAAAATTTTTGCAGTATCCAGAAAACATGCTCATGCCATCAATAACTTGccagaaaatcaaaacaatcaagtgaagaaagacaaaaaagctGCCAAAACTTTAGGAATAGTGATGGGAGTTTTCTTATTATGTTGGTTTCCTTGTTTCTTCACAATTTTATTGGATCCCTTTTTGAACTTCTCTACTCCTGTAATTTTGTTTGATGCCTTGACGTGGTTTGGCTATTTTAACTCCACATGTAATCCGTTAATATATGGTTTCTTCTATCCTTGGTTTCGCAGAGCACTGAAGTACATTTTGCTAGGTAAAATTTTCAGCTCACATTTCCATAATACTAATTTGtgtatacaaaaagaaaatgagtag
- the LOC104658001 gene encoding putative trace amine-associated receptor 3: MYSVMTGAMIITIFGNLVIMVSISHFKQLHSPTNFLILSMATTDFLLGSVIMPYSMVRSVESCWYFGDGFCKFHTSFDMMLSLTSIFHLCSIAIDRFYAVCYPLYYTTRMTSSTIKRLLAFCWSVPALFSFGLVLSKANVSSMQSYEILVVCFNFCALTFNKFWGTILFTTCFFTPGSIMIGIYGKIFIVSKQHARVISHVPESTKGAEKKHLSKKKDRKATKTLGIVMGVFLACWLPCFLAVLIDPYLDYSTPILILDLLVWLGYFNSTCNPLIHGFFFIHGFRKHSST; the protein is encoded by the coding sequence ATGTATTCGGTTATGACTGGAGCCATGATTATCACTATTTTTGGAAACTTGGTTATAATGGTTTCTATATCACATTTCAAACAGCTTCACTCTCCCACAAACTTTCTGATCCTCTCCATGGCAACCACGGACTTTCTGCTGGGTTCTGTCATTATGCCATACAGCATGGTGCGATCAGTGGAGAGCTGCTGGTACTTTGGAGATGGCTTTTGTAAATTCCACACGAGCTTTGACATGATGCTCAGCCTGACCTCCATTTTCCACCTCTGTTCCATTGCTATTGACCGATTTTATGCTGTGTGTTACCCTTTATATTACACAACCAGAATGACGAGCTCCACCATAAAGCGACTGCTGGCATTTTGCTGGTCAGttcctgctcttttttcttttggtttagttCTATCCAAGGCCAATGTTTCCAGTATGCAGAGCTATGAGATACTTGTCGTTTGCTTCAATTTCTGTGCCCTTACTTTCAACAAATTTTGGGGGACAATATTGTTCACTACATGTTTCTTTACCCCTGGCTCCATCATGATTGGTATTTACGGCAAAATCTTTATCGTTTCCAAACAGCATGCTCGAGTCATCAGCCATGTGCCTGAAAGCACAAAGGGGGCAGAGAAAAAACACCTATCCAAGAAAAAGGACAGGAAAGCAACGAAGACCCTGGGGATAGTAATGGGGGTGTTTCTGGCTTGCTGGTTGCCTTGtttccttgctgttctcattGACCCATACCTAGACTACTCCACTCCCATACTAATATTGGATCTTTTAGTGTGGCTTGGGTACTTCAACTCTACTTGCAACCCTCTTattcatggctttttttttatCCATGGTTTCAGAAAGCACTCAAGTACATAG
- the TAAR5 gene encoding trace amine-associated receptor 5, which translates to MRAVFIQGAEEHPAAFCYQVNGSCPRTVHTLGIQLVIYLACAAGMLIIVLGNLFVAFAVSYFKALHTPTNFLLLSLALADMFLGLLVLPLSTIRSVESCWFFGDFLCRLHTYLDTLFCLTSIFHLCFISIDRHCAICDPLLYPSKFTVRVALRYILAGWGVPATYTSFFLYTDMVETRLSQWLEEKPCVGTCQLLLNKFWGWLNFPLFFVPCLIMISLYVKIFVVATRQAQQITTLSNSLAGAAKHERKAAKTLGIAVGIYLLCWLPFTIDTMVDSLLHFVTPPLVFDIFIWFAYFNSACNPIIYVFSYRWFRKALKLTLSQKVFSPQTRTVDLYQE; encoded by the coding sequence ATGAGAGCTGTCTTTATCCAAGGTGCTGAAGAGCACCCTGCGGCGTTCTGCTACCAGGTGAATGGGTCTTGCCCCAGGACAGTACATACTCTGGGCATCCAGTTGGTCATCTACCTGGCCTGTGCAGCAGGCATGCTGATTATCGTGCTAGGGAAtttatttgtagcatttgctgTGTCCTACTTCAAAGCGCTTCACACACCCACCAACTTCTTGCTGCTCTCCCTGGCCCTGGCTGACATGTTTCTGGGTCTGCTCGTGCTGCCCCTCAGCACCATTCGCTCAGTGGAGAGCTGCTGGTTCTTCGGGGACTTCCTCTGCCGCCTGCACACTTACCTGGACACCCTCTTCTGCCTCACGTCCATCTTCCATCTATGTTTCATTTCCATTGACCGCCACTGTGCCATCTGTGACCCCCTGCTCTATCCCTCCAAGTTCACAGTGAGGGTGGCCCTCAGGTACATCCTAGCAGGATGGGGGGTGCCCGCAACATacacttccttctttctctacacAGACATGGTAGAGACAAGGCTCAGCCAGTGGCTGGAAGAGAAGCCTTGTGTGGGCACTTGCCAGCTGCTGCTCAATAAATTTTGGGGCTGGTTAAACTTCCCTTTGTTCTTTGTCCCCTGCCTCATTATGATAAGCTTGTATGTGAAGATCTTTGTGGTTGCTACCAGGCAGGCTCAGCAGATTACTACATTGAGCAATAGCCTGGCTGGGGCTGCCAAGCATGAGAGAAAAGCTGCCAAGACCCTGGGCATTGCTGTGGGCATATACCTCTTGTGCTGGCTGCCCTTCACCATAGACACGATGGTCGACAGCCTCCTTCACTTTGTCACACCCCCACTGGTCTTTGACATCTTTATCTGGTTTGCTTACTTCAACTCAGCCTGCAACCCCATCATCTATGTCTTCTCCTACCGGTGGTTTCGGAAGGCACTGAAACTCACACTGAGTCAGAAGGTCTTCTCACCGCAGACACGCACTGTTGATTTGTACCAAGAATGA